Part of the Pseudomonas baltica genome is shown below.
GGACCATGCATCCGTGCGAGGGGATGATCGGCGAGCACTTCAATATCAAGAATCAGAATCGCCCAGCCGATAAATGGCTGGGTGAAGTGGTGCGCTGGACCTGGAAGGTCAAGCTGTATACCCACCTGGAAACCGACTTGCTGGGCGAGTTGCGCGACGGCGCCGAGACCGAAGCGATCAATGTGTTCGCCCACAACCTGCACGACCTGCTGCTGGCTGCCCCTGCCGGGCCGCGCGCCACCCTGGGTCTCGACCCTGGGCTGCGCACCGGTTGCAAGGTGGCCGTGGTGGACGCCACCGGCAAGATGCTCGATTTCGCGACCGTCTACCCCCACGTGCCGCACAACAAGTGGGACCAGACCCTCTCGGTGCTGGCCGCGCTCTGCGCCAAGCACTCCGTGGACCTGATCGCCATCGGTAACGGTACCGCGAGCCGCGAGACCGACAAGCTCGCCGCCGAGCTGATCAAAAAGTATCCAGCCATGGGCATGACCAAGGTGATGGTCTCAGAGGCGGGTGCGTCGGTGTACTCGGCTTCGGAACTGGCCGCCAAGGAATTCCCGGATCTGGACGTCTCCATCCGTGGCGCGGTGTCCATCGCCCGTCGTCTGCAGGATCCGCTGGCGGAACTGGTGAAGATCGATCCGAAATCCATCGGTGTGGGCCAATACCAGCACGACGTGTCGCAACTCAAGCTGGCCCGCGGCCTGGACGCCGTGGTCGAAGACTGCGTCAACGCCGTGGGTGTCGACGTCAACACCGCTTCCGTAGCCCTGTTGGCGCGGATTTCCGGCCTCAACACCACGCTGGCGCAGAATATCGTCAGCCATCGTGATGCCAACGGCGCGTTCAAGACCCGTGCAGCACTGAAGAAAGTCAGCCGCCTGGGCGAGAAGACCTTCGAACAGGCAGCCGGCTTCCTGCGGGTCATGAACGGCGACAACCCCCTCGACGCTTCCGCCGTGCACCCTGAGGCCTACCCGTTGGTGCAGCGTATCGCCGCTGAAACCGACCGCGACATCCGCTCGCTGATCGGCGACAGCAGCTTCCTCAAGCGCCTGGACCCGAAAAAATATACCGACGAGACCTTCGGCCTGCCGACGGTCACCGACATCCTTCAGGAACTGGACAAGCCCGGCCGCGACCCGCGTCCCGAGTTCAAGACCGCAGCCTTCCAGGATGGCGTCGAGGACCTCAAGGACCTGCAACTGGGGATGATCCTCGAAGGCGTGGTGACCAACGTCACCAACTTCGGTGCCTTTGTCGACATCGGCGTGCATCAGGACGGCCTGGTGCACATCTCTGCGTTGTCGGAGAAGTTCGTCAAGGACCCGCGCGAAGCGGTCAAGGCTGGGGACGTGGTCAAGGTCAAGGTCATGGAAGTGGACATTCCGCGCAAACGCGTGGGCTTGTCGATGCGCATGAGCGACACGCCGGGCGAGAAGATCGATGGCGCCCGTGGCAGCCGTCCGGGCTCGTCGCCGCGCCAGCAGAGCACGCCGGCACGGGCCAAGGAGCCGGCAGCGGCCCCCGCCAATAACGCTATGGCTTCCCTGTTCGCCAACGCCAAACAACTGAAGAAGCGCTGATGGATCTGCCTGAAGAGTTCACCCAGAGCGCCTACAGCCAGCTCCTTGGCTGCAGGGTGCTGCACTTGGGCGAGGGGGTCGCGCAAGTGGCGATGACCCTGGAGCCCGAGTTGCGCAACCGCTTGGGCAAGCTCCATGGCGGGGCGATGTTCAGCCTGGTTGATGTTGCCATGGGCCTGGCGTGTTCGACCTCCCATGGTTTTGACAAGCAGAGCGTGACCCTGGAATGCAAGATCAACTACATTCGCGCTGTAGCGGATGGCGAGGTGGTGTGCACGGCCAAGGTCATCCATGGTGGGCGCCGCACTCTTGTGGTCGACGCCGAAGTGCTTCAGGGCGACAAATTGATGGCGAAGGCGCAAGCAACCTTCGCCGCTCTCTAGCTCGTTTCGCGCATCTGGGGTAATTTCGACGCTGCGCTGACATTGTCGGAATT
Proteins encoded:
- a CDS encoding Tex family protein, which translates into the protein MDSINSRIAEELGVRPQQVEAAVALLDEGSTVPFIARYRKEVTGSLDDTQLRHLEERLRYLRELDERRISILASIEEQGKLTPELARDIKLADTKTRLEDLYLPYKQKRRTKGQIALEAGLGELADGLFNDPQRDPEATAAGFVNAEKGVADTKAALEGAKYILMERFAEDARLLDKLRGFLKQESVLSARVVAGKEEEGAKFRDYFEHDEPLKSMPSHRALAIFRGRNEGILSSALKVGEELPGTMHPCEGMIGEHFNIKNQNRPADKWLGEVVRWTWKVKLYTHLETDLLGELRDGAETEAINVFAHNLHDLLLAAPAGPRATLGLDPGLRTGCKVAVVDATGKMLDFATVYPHVPHNKWDQTLSVLAALCAKHSVDLIAIGNGTASRETDKLAAELIKKYPAMGMTKVMVSEAGASVYSASELAAKEFPDLDVSIRGAVSIARRLQDPLAELVKIDPKSIGVGQYQHDVSQLKLARGLDAVVEDCVNAVGVDVNTASVALLARISGLNTTLAQNIVSHRDANGAFKTRAALKKVSRLGEKTFEQAAGFLRVMNGDNPLDASAVHPEAYPLVQRIAAETDRDIRSLIGDSSFLKRLDPKKYTDETFGLPTVTDILQELDKPGRDPRPEFKTAAFQDGVEDLKDLQLGMILEGVVTNVTNFGAFVDIGVHQDGLVHISALSEKFVKDPREAVKAGDVVKVKVMEVDIPRKRVGLSMRMSDTPGEKIDGARGSRPGSSPRQQSTPARAKEPAAAPANNAMASLFANAKQLKKR
- a CDS encoding PaaI family thioesterase, translated to MDLPEEFTQSAYSQLLGCRVLHLGEGVAQVAMTLEPELRNRLGKLHGGAMFSLVDVAMGLACSTSHGFDKQSVTLECKINYIRAVADGEVVCTAKVIHGGRRTLVVDAEVLQGDKLMAKAQATFAAL